The sequence CCTAGCTTGGATGCATTCAGTCCACTACAGCGTCAGGAAATTGAGCAGATATTGATTAAACAGCAAACTCCCTCATCGGTGAGAGCAGCGTTAGATATTGCCATGCATGATTGGCTGGGTAAAAGTGTCGGATTACCATTGTGGCAAATCTGGGGACTAAATCGCCATGCGATTGTGCCAACATCGGTAACAATAGGGATTAACTCACCAGATGGAGCTAAAACCAGAACACAAGACTGGTTGCAATTTATGGATGTTCGCCTGTTGAAAGTGAAGTTGGGGAATCCGGATGGTATCGATGCTGACCAGAAAATGCTCTTAGCGGTGCGGGAAGCAGCACCAGATATAGAATTGTTTGTTGATGCTAATGGGGGTTGGAATTTAGAAGATGCGATCGCTATGTCCAATTGGTTAGCTCAATTAGGTATAAAGTATGTAGAGCAGCCATTACCAAGAGGACAGGAAAAAAGTTTAGCTACACTCAAAGAGCATTCACCTCTGCCGATTTTTGTTGATGAAAGTTGCTTCACCAGCACTGATATTCCGCATTTGGCAAACTCCGTGGATGGGATTAACATCAAACTGATGAAATCAGGAGGCTTAACGGAAGCGATACGGATGGTACACACAGCGCGCGCCTACGGTTTGCAAGTGATGTTCGGGTGCTATTCCGACAGCACGCTAGCCAATACAGCCGCGGCCCATCTAGCCCCACTAGCTGATTATCTCGATTTAGATAGTCATCTCAATTTAATTGATGACCCCTTCATAGGTGCAATAGTCGCGGAGGGGAAAGTTTTACCGAACAATTTACCTGGCTTGGGAGTACATTACAGTGCGTCTGGCGCTTAATCAAAGAATAGCGATTCTGCTACATGAAGGAACTTGCGGGTCTCAGGGAAAAACTGGGCTGGCACTTTTACGCTACAGTGAAGCTCAAATTGTCGCCGTTATTGATCACGAATCTGCGGGCAAATCGTTAACGGAATTAACGGGTATTCAACGGGATGTACCGATTGTCGAGTCGGTAGCGGCTGCTCTAGAGTATAAACCTGAAGTCTTGGTGATTGGCATTGCTCCCAAAGGCGGTGCTGTCCCGGATAATTACTGGCACGAAATTAAAGATGCTTTGGACGCGGGGATGTCTTTGGTGAATGGTTTACATACACCATTAGCAACAATGAAGGAGTTAAATGAACTCCTCAAACCAGGACAACTAATCTGGGATGTACGCAAAGAACCACCAAATTTAGATGTTGCTAGCGGTTTAGCACGCAATTTGCCCTGTCGGCGAGTGTTGACGGTGGGAACAGATATGGCAATTGGCAAAATGTCAACTAGTTTGGAGCTACATTGGGCGGCAAAATTGCGGGGCTGGCGTTCTAAGTTTTTGGCTACGGGTCAAACTGGGGTGATGTTAGAGGGAGATGGAATCGCATTAGATGCTGTGCGAGTTGATTTCGCTGCTGGCGCGGTGGAACAAATGGTGATGCGTCACGGCAGAAATTATGACATCATCCACATTGAAGGACAAGGTTCACTGCTGCATCCTGGTTCGACAGCAACTTTACCGCTGATGCGTGGTTCTCAACCTACGCAATTAATACTAGTACATCGGGCTGGACAAACTCATAACCGAAATAATCCCCATGTGCCGATTCCACCTTTGACGAAGGTGATTCAGCTTTATGAAGCTGTGGCTACCGCTGGGGGTAGTTTTGCTGCAGTGCCTGTTGTGGGAGTAGCTTTAAATACAGCGCATTTAAGTGAAATTGCGGCACAGGAGGCGATCGCCCAAACTACAGCGGAGACTGGGCTACCTTGTACTGATGTGGTACGGTATGGGGCTGGGTTGCTGCTAGATGCGGTGATGCAGAGTTAGGTTTTGGTATTGCTTATGAAGAAATAGCAAACACATCAAAGCCTAAGACAAGGATAAACTCCCTGGCAACAGTGGGTTTATCTGTATAATTCAGAAGAAAACTATCCTGGTGGTCGTCCTGGTAAATCAAGATAGCGTGTCAGCCATAATGCTTCTTGATTTTTTCGTTCCACGTAAGCAATTATTGTGAACTCTCCCCAAATATTCAACCACAATTCAAACTGATTTTGAGGCGACTCGGTAGCAATAATTTGTTTTTTAAAAGAGTTATGCAAGCGATAAATAACACGAGTGCAATTATTAAAATCATCTTCTGAATAGGCTTCTAGCCATATCTTAACTCGATAAAGTCCAGGTTTGTCTGGAGTTCTAGATACAATTACTTCAGCTAAATGAATTAGATAGATACTCTCAGAAATACCTGTAGAGTTTTTTTGGTAGTTGAGAACTTTTTCGTTAATATTTTCAGGGATCTTAATACCACTCACACCTTCTGCAGTTGCCGTGCTTACCTGCTGATTTTTGATAGCAGGCGGGACATCTAGCTCCATAAAATTACCTAATTTAATTGCAGAGCCGTCTTGAATTCTGGTAATAAAAGCATTAAATAAACTACTAATTTGTTGGCTAAAATTTTTATTAATATATTTGATGATAAAAACCCAAAATAATAACCAGACTATGGTTTGCCAGAAAGGAACCCAACTTGCACCTAGTAGGTTTACGCCTTCGTGTTCCTGCTTAGGAATTTTTAATGGCGATGGTTCAATGGTTTGTGCGATGTGAAGAGTCTGAAAATTGTTTATTGTCATTATCCTGATAAACCTTATGTGACCAAAGTCAAGCTTATCACCAACAATATATAGCGGTCGCTGTATACGTATTTGCTTGATTCCTTATACTCTAAACAAAGAGCCTCTTGCATAAGTAAACCCCGGTATGAAACGAACCTGGAAGTCTCTGTTACTAACCTGTAATTGGATCTTGTTGTCAGTCGGGACATCAATTTTAATTATCCTGACGCAACCCACACCCAGTCCAGCGGAAGCACCACCCTCTCCTAGCGTTGCAGAAACTGCAGCCGAACCAATGCTGAGTGCGGGAAAAATTATCCGTCAGTTAAAATTGATACAAGCGGATAAGCTGTATTTGGCGGGACAGATACCAGAGGCAGAAAAAATTTATCGCCAAGCGAAGGAGCCGTTTGCTAAACATAATACATTGAAAGAGCGTAAATTTGCTGTCACAGATCCGGCGCAACTATCGCCAGGGGGTAAGGTATACTGGCGAGAATCAGAGGGAGGAATAGCAAATAATTTACAAACCAAGACTTTAGTACCTCTGCAATTGTTGGTGGAACAGTATCCAGAGTTTATTCCTGGACATATCCGCTTTGCTGAGGCGCTGAAGAAGTACGATCGCACTAAGGAATCATTAGATGTATTAGAACGCGCATCTTCGCTGTATCCAGACCAGCCAGATTTGATTAAAGCTAGAATTACCGCTTTGGGAGAGTCGAAAAAATGGATGGAAGCTTCTTTAGCAGCGCGTCAATTTGCGATTCTCAATCCCCAAAATCCCCAAGCGCCTGAGTTTTCTCAGTTAGCTGAAGTTAATCTCAATCGTTACAAAGCTTATATCCAAGAAGAGATACGGGGTAATGCGATCGCTAATATGATCACAGGTGCGGTGGGTTATGCGGTGACTGGTAGTTTATTAGGGCCATTGTCAGCAGTAGATTCTACCATATTATTGTTGCAAGGTGAAGAATCTATTGGCGAATCGGTGGCGAATCAAGCGAAAAAACAGTTAGATGTGGTGAAAGACGAAACTGTTTTAGCTTATGTGAACGAAATTGGACAGAAGTTGGCAAAAGTAGCGGGAAGGAATGAGTTTAAGTATGAATTTTTCGTGATTCCCCAACCAGAACTTAACGCTTTTGCGCTGCCTGGTGGGAAAATATTTATTAATGCAGGTGCGATCGCTAAAACTAATTCTGAAGCTGAGTTAGCTGGATTAATCGGTCATGAACTATCTCATGTGGTTTTATCCCACGGTTTTCAATTAGTTACTCAAGGGAATTTAATCGCTAATGTTACTCAGTATCTCCCTTTTGGCGGTACTATTGGTCAACTTTTTGCCTTGAGTTATAGCCGTGATATGGAACGTCAAGCTGATACTTTAGGCACACGGTTGATTGTCGCTGGTGGCTATGCTGCAGATGGTTTGCGTAATTTGATGGCGACATTAGAAAAACAACAAAAAAATGCACCTCCCAGTTGGTTGTCATCGCACCCAGGGGGTAATGAAAGAGTTAATTCTTTAGAAGATTTGATTTCTCGTAGTAGTTATAACCGCTACGCTTATGAGGGAGTAGCACGCCATGCAGAAATTAAAGCTACAGTCAAACAGTTACTCAAAGACAAAAAAGAACAAGACGAAAAAAAGCAGCGTTCTTGATGAACTAAAAAGCGAAACTTGCGTCAATTGAACTAACAATATTTTCGCTTTTTTCTACTGGAGGATGATTATGTCATCAAAACTGCTGTGCTTTGCATTTGTTGGCAGTTTGGGTTTATCTTTGCTTTTAGGTAATTCTATAGCGTTTGCTCAAGTTGTCGTTCCCACAGATTCAACAGGTGGTTCGTCGTTTCCCCCCAATGGGTCATCAGTTCCCATAGACACTTCCACTGGCGGTATTCCCACTTCTACTCCCGTTGACGGTGTGGCTCGGTTTTCCTGCCAAACTAACAATGGTCAGTATACCATTATGTATCAACCACAAAGTCAACCAGGACAATATTTTGCTTGGGCGACACCAGCGTCTTTGGGTGGGGGTTGGAATTCACAACTACGCTGTCAAACCATTGCTAATCGTTTAGAAACCTATCGCCCAGATGGGTTACAAGAATTACAAACAGCGGTGGAAAATAACGAAAATACAATTTGCGTTACCACCGAAGCTAATCCTACTTGTCGAATTGTGTTAACAGTACCACGTGGTAGAGATCCTTTTACTGTCCGCAATAGTGTTTTCCAAAACTTGATGACTGCTGATAGTGGACAACAAACTTTAGCGGTTAATACCTATGCAAATCGTGGTAGAGGGAACAATGATTTATATAATTTAGGTCGCACACTTTTAGGTGGTGGTAATAATCAGGTAAGTTCATCTCGACGCGGACTAAATCTGCAACCTTTTCTCGACCCCAAAGATGGTGGTAATGGTAGCGGATTAAAAAACGGGGTAGCGATTCGCTCTCGCGGTAATACTTCTAGCAGTGGTGCTAAAAATACCAATAATAGTAATAATCCCCGACTCGATCCTAATAGATTCCGTCGCTAAATTAATAGTCATGTTTTGCTCATAAAAACTCCATCCTAAAATTGGATGGAGTTTTTTATTTTTAGTTTAAACCTAGATGTTTTCGCAATGCTTGACGCATCACATCTACAGGAACTGATTCTGTTTGTAACCAGATTTTTAAAGCTGCTACTCCTTGTTGGACGAGCATTTCTAACCCATCAATGATAATTGCACCTTGCTTTTGGGCTTGTTGAAGAAATTGTGTGGGCTGAGGAATGTATATTAGATCGTAGGCGATCGCATTTGCTGATAAGCCCGCCATCTCTTCTCTACTCAAGGGCGAATTATCAATGTGGGGATACATCCCAATTGGGGTGGTGTTAACTAATAAGTTTGCTTGGGGAATCAATTTTGTCAATTTTTCCCAAGGATGAACTTGCAAATTCTCAATTATGGACGAATTGCGCCAACTATTGTAAAATGCTGTTAATTTTTCCTGATTGCGCCCCACAACATGAATTTCAGCGAAACCCAGTTGCTGACAACCTGCGACAACCGCTCTAGCTGCGCCACCATTACCTAAAATTACAGCTATCTGCTGACGCCAATCTTGGTGATAAGTTGTTTGCAGAGGTGCGATAAATCCTTCCACATCGGTATTTGTCCCTACCCAGCGCTGATTTTGGCGCGTGACGGTGTTCACCGCACCCACGGCTGTAGCCAGTGGAGAAATTTCAGAGAGTAGAGGTATAATTGCTTGTTTGTGGGGAATTGTCACACTAAAACCCACAACTCCAACAGCTGCAAAACCAGCGATCGCTATTTCTAAATTCTGTGGTTCTATAGGCAAAGGTAGATAAACATAGTCTAATCCCAATTGGGCGATCGCGGCGTTATGCATCAGTGGCGACAAAGAGTGTTCCACCGGATACCCAATCACTCCTAAAAGTTGAGTTTTACCTGTAATATTGTTTGTCATTTGTCATTGGTTATTGGTTATTTGTGATTTCTCTCCATCTCCGCAGTCGCTACAATTATTAACGGCTACTTAACATTTCTTTAGATTATGCAGGTAACTACCGCTTCTTCTACAGCCCCAATTCCTGGTCAATATTGGCAGTGGCGAGGGCACAATGTTTATTATGTCCGAGCGGGAGAGAAACAATTACAACGCCCACCTTTGTTGTTAGTGCATGGTTTTGGGGCTTCCACAGACCACTGGCGCAAGAATATCACAGGACTGTATCAGGATTTTGAAGTATTTGCGATCGATTTATTAGGATTTGGACGCTCTGCCAAACCCAAGTTGCAATATAGTGGTGATCTGTGGCGTGACCAACTCCACGATTTTATCAGTGAAGTCATTGGTCAAAAAACAGTCTTGGCGGGTAACTCTCTCGGTGGCTATGCTTGTTTATGTGTCGCAGCGCAATATCCTGACAGTGCGACTGGTTTAGTCTTGCTCAACAGCGCTGGCCCTTTTAGCACTCAACCATCCACAGCAGAGCCTGAAGCTTTACAATCACAAATTCAGCCACCTAAAGAAACTTCTAGCTTGCAAAAACTCTTGGGTAATAGTGTTAAATGGATGTTTCAACAACCTTTAGCCCAATTTTTGCTATTTCAATATGTGCGACAAC is a genomic window of Fortiea contorta PCC 7126 containing:
- a CDS encoding dipeptide epimerase, with product MQVEVKLFTVKKRFPLTISRGTTAQTTNVWVKICQDGVEGWGEASPFGVGNHSQSTQIIQDALEQVAPSLDAFSPLQRQEIEQILIKQQTPSSVRAALDIAMHDWLGKSVGLPLWQIWGLNRHAIVPTSVTIGINSPDGAKTRTQDWLQFMDVRLLKVKLGNPDGIDADQKMLLAVREAAPDIELFVDANGGWNLEDAIAMSNWLAQLGIKYVEQPLPRGQEKSLATLKEHSPLPIFVDESCFTSTDIPHLANSVDGINIKLMKSGGLTEAIRMVHTARAYGLQVMFGCYSDSTLANTAAAHLAPLADYLDLDSHLNLIDDPFIGAIVAEGKVLPNNLPGLGVHYSASGA
- a CDS encoding M48 family metallopeptidase produces the protein MKRTWKSLLLTCNWILLSVGTSILIILTQPTPSPAEAPPSPSVAETAAEPMLSAGKIIRQLKLIQADKLYLAGQIPEAEKIYRQAKEPFAKHNTLKERKFAVTDPAQLSPGGKVYWRESEGGIANNLQTKTLVPLQLLVEQYPEFIPGHIRFAEALKKYDRTKESLDVLERASSLYPDQPDLIKARITALGESKKWMEASLAARQFAILNPQNPQAPEFSQLAEVNLNRYKAYIQEEIRGNAIANMITGAVGYAVTGSLLGPLSAVDSTILLLQGEESIGESVANQAKKQLDVVKDETVLAYVNEIGQKLAKVAGRNEFKYEFFVIPQPELNAFALPGGKIFINAGAIAKTNSEAELAGLIGHELSHVVLSHGFQLVTQGNLIANVTQYLPFGGTIGQLFALSYSRDMERQADTLGTRLIVAGGYAADGLRNLMATLEKQQKNAPPSWLSSHPGGNERVNSLEDLISRSSYNRYAYEGVARHAEIKATVKQLLKDKKEQDEKKQRS
- a CDS encoding alpha/beta fold hydrolase codes for the protein MQVTTASSTAPIPGQYWQWRGHNVYYVRAGEKQLQRPPLLLVHGFGASTDHWRKNITGLYQDFEVFAIDLLGFGRSAKPKLQYSGDLWRDQLHDFISEVIGQKTVLAGNSLGGYACLCVAAQYPDSATGLVLLNSAGPFSTQPSTAEPEALQSQIQPPKETSSLQKLLGNSVKWMFQQPLAQFLLFQYVRQRWVIRQTLEKVYLDQSAITDQLVEEIHRPADDIGALDVFVSVFSTPQGEKVDLLLQQLTCDLLLLWGEADPWMNCRERSQKFRQYYPQLTEYFLTAGHCPHDEVPQQVNSLLRDWVLSIKQ
- a CDS encoding pYEATS domain-containing protein, whose protein sequence is MTINNFQTLHIAQTIEPSPLKIPKQEHEGVNLLGASWVPFWQTIVWLLFWVFIIKYINKNFSQQISSLFNAFITRIQDGSAIKLGNFMELDVPPAIKNQQVSTATAEGVSGIKIPENINEKVLNYQKNSTGISESIYLIHLAEVIVSRTPDKPGLYRVKIWLEAYSEDDFNNCTRVIYRLHNSFKKQIIATESPQNQFELWLNIWGEFTIIAYVERKNQEALWLTRYLDLPGRPPG
- a CDS encoding shikimate dehydrogenase, with the protein product MTNNITGKTQLLGVIGYPVEHSLSPLMHNAAIAQLGLDYVYLPLPIEPQNLEIAIAGFAAVGVVGFSVTIPHKQAIIPLLSEISPLATAVGAVNTVTRQNQRWVGTNTDVEGFIAPLQTTYHQDWRQQIAVILGNGGAARAVVAGCQQLGFAEIHVVGRNQEKLTAFYNSWRNSSIIENLQVHPWEKLTKLIPQANLLVNTTPIGMYPHIDNSPLSREEMAGLSANAIAYDLIYIPQPTQFLQQAQKQGAIIIDGLEMLVQQGVAALKIWLQTESVPVDVMRQALRKHLGLN
- a CDS encoding COP23 domain-containing protein; this encodes MSSKLLCFAFVGSLGLSLLLGNSIAFAQVVVPTDSTGGSSFPPNGSSVPIDTSTGGIPTSTPVDGVARFSCQTNNGQYTIMYQPQSQPGQYFAWATPASLGGGWNSQLRCQTIANRLETYRPDGLQELQTAVENNENTICVTTEANPTCRIVLTVPRGRDPFTVRNSVFQNLMTADSGQQTLAVNTYANRGRGNNDLYNLGRTLLGGGNNQVSSSRRGLNLQPFLDPKDGGNGSGLKNGVAIRSRGNTSSSGAKNTNNSNNPRLDPNRFRR
- a CDS encoding DUF1611 domain-containing protein gives rise to the protein MRLALNQRIAILLHEGTCGSQGKTGLALLRYSEAQIVAVIDHESAGKSLTELTGIQRDVPIVESVAAALEYKPEVLVIGIAPKGGAVPDNYWHEIKDALDAGMSLVNGLHTPLATMKELNELLKPGQLIWDVRKEPPNLDVASGLARNLPCRRVLTVGTDMAIGKMSTSLELHWAAKLRGWRSKFLATGQTGVMLEGDGIALDAVRVDFAAGAVEQMVMRHGRNYDIIHIEGQGSLLHPGSTATLPLMRGSQPTQLILVHRAGQTHNRNNPHVPIPPLTKVIQLYEAVATAGGSFAAVPVVGVALNTAHLSEIAAQEAIAQTTAETGLPCTDVVRYGAGLLLDAVMQS